One Lucilia cuprina isolate Lc7/37 chromosome 4, ASM2204524v1, whole genome shotgun sequence DNA segment encodes these proteins:
- the LOC124419616 gene encoding uncharacterized protein LOC124419616: METNTEKEQKQKQRRKDEIGSSSEDELLASSQETVVSPSGSGNERHSTLLPSKSPTNTPQSDAKAGDNSRKKRPKRKSQKDILKARYTKAVFILDKIAKNAANGTPHERDEDDRVKYQAVVDEYQKFLETATSTSKMAAETERSKRNRSQVEDGKSPKRRKVIEGKTTPGPVAITTTARRPFNEVVKDHLLMALVTEKDGAINPVVTKWGAIESKLTELVMEHLLTNKDDKVPRFDSSEIHRGYRVIKCLDEFSKGFLNKCITKIRDAWVGLSLKLIPAEEIPMRPRARVWLPKMSAEAPKMLECLKRQNPNIHMNDWAIIRTEQGEGHTCLILAITEAGSVELEKVGFRLFFGVRGAKVKVFRPTKSGSEETDEMEAANSLLTGMKLSEPPIKPDNGTKDSAN, encoded by the coding sequence ATGGAAACTAACacagaaaaagaacaaaaacaaaaacaacgaagAAAGGATGAGATTGGATCCTCATCCGAGGACGAACTTCTCGCCTCTAGTCAAGAGACGGTAGTGAGTCCTTCAGGTAGTGGGAATGAAAGACATAGCACTCTCCTACCCTCAAAAAGCCCGACAAATACTCCTCAATCCGACGCCAAGGCTGGCGACAATTCGAGGAAAAAAAGGCCAAAAAGGAAAAGTCAGAAAGACATCCTCAAAGCTAGATATACCAAGGCTGTTTTCATTCTCGACAAGATTGCCAAGAATGCTGCTAATGGTACACCTCATGAACGCGATGAAGATGATCGCGTCAAATATCAAGCTGTGGTGGATGAGTACCAAAAGTTTTTGGAGACCGCAACCAGCACATCCAAAATGGCTGCTGAAACCGAAAGGTCCAAGCGAAACCGCTCACAGGTTGAGGATGGTAAATCGCCAAAAAGGAGGAAGGTAATAGAAGGCAAAACCACTCCGGGACCTGTAGCCATCACGACAACTGCCAGAAGACCATTTAACGAAGTGGTGAAGGACCACCTCCTAATGGCTCTGGTTACTGAAAAAGATGGGGCCATCAACCCTGTAGTAACAAAATGGGGTGCCATTGAGTCTAAATTAACTGAGCTCGTTATGGAACACTTGCTCACTAACAAAGACGACAAGGTACCCCGTTTTGACTCCAGTGAGATTCACCGGGGATACAGGGTGATCAAATGCCTGGACGAATTCTCAAAGGGGTTCCTCAACAAATGCATCACTAAGATTAGAGATGCATGGGTAGGTTTAAGCCTTAAACTAATCCCTGCTGAGGAAATTCCAATGAGACCTCGTGCAAGAGTTTGGTTACCAAAGATGAGCGCCGAAGCACCCAAGATGTTGGAATGCCTCAAACGGCAGAATCCCAACATACACATGAATGACTGGGCTATCATCCGCACAGAACAAGGCGAAGGGCACACATGTCTAATTCTCGCCATCACAGAAGCTGGCTCCGTTGAGCTGGAGAAGGTGGGCTTTAGGCTGTTCTTTGGGGTTAGGGGCGCCAAAGTAAAGGTGTTCCGGCCGACAAAATCGGGGAGTGAAGAGACGGATGAGATGGAAGCTGCCAACTCTCTGCTCACTGGCATGAAACTCTCCGAGCCACCTATTAAACCTGACAATGGCACTAAAGATAGTGCAAATTAA